A DNA window from Coffea arabica cultivar ET-39 chromosome 6c, Coffea Arabica ET-39 HiFi, whole genome shotgun sequence contains the following coding sequences:
- the LOC140008520 gene encoding cytoplasmic tRNA 2-thiolation protein 2-like, with product MACNSATCQSGGCYREDNGDKIDDQFPQPPPAVATESTQQRLSNGKNSDSAFCIKCKLKESMAAAFSSSSASAQVTGGGGGGGRGGASDSSPYCGDCFRSNLYGKFRLAVTSNALISPSDNVLVAFSGGPSSRVAIQFVHEMQMKAQKNFDASRDRSLPVFGVGVAFIDESSSISIPAEKFSQAVEEMRLVVSNLAPPVKEFHVVSTESIYSSDSNNGRNRLKELLNAVADVTGKEDLLVHLRMLALQKVALKNGYTKVLLGTCTSRIACRVLEATVKGQGYSLAADIQYVDARWEIPVILPLRDCLAQELNILCSLDSLKTVEVHNDHHSGINALITSFVKLLQEENPSRESTIVRTAGKLTPFHFNRMPEPDDCNMQLASQRRQKKYNLKPNESLPPESPCRICNSPLKKSDVKSYKLENQIMSAEDISNGCCTSCQFQILPKDISLLEHFYSLLPPQMAARGEYSCLGEDRWLREQIQDCLLSDTEDGT from the exons ATGGCTTGCAATTCGGCAACCTGCCAATCCGGCGGTTGCTACAGAGAAGACAACGGCGACAAAATAGATGATCAATTTCCACAGCCACCGCCGGCTGTGGCGACTGAGTCCACCCAGCAGCGCTTATCCAATGGCAAGAACTCGGATTCCGCCTTTTGCATCAAATGCAAGCTTAAAGAATCTATGGCAGCGGCCTTCTCGTCCTCCTCTGCCTCAGCTCAAGTTACCGGCGGAGGCGGAGGCGGTGGCCGTGGTGGTGCTAGCGATAGCAGCCCCTACTGTGGAGATTGTTTCCGGAGCAACCTTTACGGGAAGTTTAGGTTGGCCGTCACTTCTAATGCTCTGATTTCGCCTTCTGACAACGTGCTCGTCGCCTTCTCCGGTGGCCCTTCTTCTAG GGTGGCTATTCAGTTTGTTCATGAGATGCAAATGAAAGCACAGAAGAATTTTGATGCAAGTAGAGATAGATCATTGCCTGTCTTTGGCGTTGGGGTTGCTTTTATTGATGAAAGTTCGAGTATTTCTATACCTGCTGAGAAATTCAGCCAAGCAGTTGAAGAAATGAGATTGGTTGTCTCGAATTTGGCTCCTCCAGTTAAGGAGTTCCATGTTGTTTCTACTGAAAGTATTTATTCTTCAGATTCCAACAATGGAAGAAATAGATTGAAAGAATTGCTAAATGCTGTTGCTGATGTCACTGGAAAGGAAGATCTATTGGTGCATTTGCGAATGTTAGCCTTACAAAAG GTTGCGCTCAAGAATGGATATACCAAAGTCTTGCTAGGCACATGCACCTCTAGGATAGCTTGTCGTGTCCTTGAAGCAACTGTTAAG GGCCAGGGTTACTCTTTGGCTGCAGATATCCAATATGTCGATGCAAGGTGGGAGATACCTGTTATACTTCCTCTGCGTGATTGTCTTGCTCAAGAGCTGAATATACTGTGCAGCCTTGACAG TTTGAAGACTGtagaagttcataatgatcatcATTCTGGCATCAATGCCTTGATTACTTCATTTGTCAAACTGCTTCAG GAAGAAAATCCTTCTCGAGAAAGTACTATCGTTAGGACAGCAGGAAAGCTTACGCCATTCCATTTCAATAGAATGCCAGAGCCAGATGACTGCAATATGCAATTGGCATCGCAAAGGCGGCAGAAAaagtacaatttgaaacctAATGAATCTCTTCCTCCAGAGTCACCATGCAGAATTTGCAATAGCCCACTCAAGAAATCTGACGTCAAAAGTTACAAATTGGAGAATCAAATAATGTCAGCAGAAGATATTAGTAACGGATGCTGCACAAGTTGCCAGTTTCAAATTCTTCCAAAGGATATTTCTCTGCTGGAGCACTTTTATTCACTTCTACCACCACAAATGGCTGCTCGAGGTGAATATAGCTGCCTTGGTGAAGATAGGTGGCTAAG GGAGCAGATACAAGATTGTCTGCTTTCAGACACTGAGGATGGAACCTGA
- the LOC140008521 gene encoding tRNA-uridine aminocarboxypropyltransferase A-like isoform X1: MELDNHATAAVEDHHQPRRRLCEKGCERPINVCLCDTIPKKPIPTVTKIVILHHPHEQRHKLATVPVLKKCLDNCEVIVGRKLRYGDSELLDSLHDFAVENPDLPFRAIYLFPGKDALPLAEFKLPNSSAGDSDMINCVLVVFDGTWKHAKEMLHASLSFLSKFAIQACLDYDDRIEGGTIFESDLTLRKEPFSGCMSTMEAVARCLRLFEPNGLEIESILTEVLGAMVKFQVSFLKPVKPRPKVLKKTKEDDKKRN; the protein is encoded by the exons ATGGAGTTAGATAACCACGCCACCGCCGCAGTCGAAGACCACCACCAACCGCGGCGGAGATTGTGCGAGAAAGGCTGCGAGAGGCCAATAAATGTCTGCCTCTGCGACACGATTCCCAAAAAACCCATCCCAACCGTCACGAAAATCGTGATTCTACACCACCCTCATGAGCAACGCCACAAGCTTGCCACCGTCCCGGTCTTAAAAAAATGCCTCGACAACTGTGAAGTTATAGTCGGAAGAAAGTTACGCTACGGCGACTCCGAGCTTCTCGATTCTCTACATGACTTTGCCGTTGAAAACCCTGATTTGCCGTTCCGAGCAATTTACCTTTTTCCTG GAAAAGATGCATTACCATTAGCAGAGTTTAAACTGCCAAATTCATCAGCAGGTGATTCTGACATGATTAACTGTGTTCTGGTGGTATTTGATGGAACCTGGAAGCACGCCAAGGAGATGTTGCATGCAAGTTTATCATTCTTGTCCAAGTTTGCCATTCAGGCTTGCCTGGACTATGATGATAGGATTGAGGGTGGGACAAtatttgaatcagatttgacTCTTAGGAAGGAACCTTTTAGTGGTTGCATGAGTACGATGGAGGCAGTTGCACGTTGTTTACGGCTTTTTGAGCCTAATGGACTTGAGATTGAATCAATTTTAACTGAAGTTTTGGGCGCTATGGTTAAATTTCAAGTTTCTTTCTTGAAGCCCGTGAAGCCAAGGCCAAAGGTACTTAAGAAGACTAAAGAAGATGATAAGAAAAGGAattga
- the LOC140008522 gene encoding protein N-terminal glutamine amidohydrolase-like, with translation MTTSSKFDAPPSSSSEASSLTGSVEASQFLHTPKYCEENIYLLCKKLCANGLADSDGSDLFVVFISNEKQQIPLWHQKASQRADGVVLWDYHVICVQKRKDASSSHKVWDLDSTLPFPSRLASYVAETFRPSFKLFSEFQRLFRIVHAPVLLKYFASDRRHMKDSAGNWISEPPPYQAIVAEDGTVHNLNEYINFSAVEVLENVEADSVNAVFNQRFGIVVSEGQLEEFFSLIA, from the exons ATGACGACTTCTTCAAAATTTGATGCACCCCCATCATCATCGTCGGAAGCATCTTCACTCACAGGATCTGTAGAAGCTTCTCAGTTTCTTCACACCCCTAAATACTG TGAGGAGAACATATACTTGCTATGCAAGAAGCTATGTGCGAATGGTCTTGCTGATTCTGATGGTTCagatttatttgttgtttttatttccAACGAGAAGCAGCAG ATTCCACTGTGGCATCAGAAAGCAAGCCAGAGAGCAGATGGGGTTGTTTTGTGGGATTATCATGTTATTTGTGTACAG aaaagaaaagatgcaAGCTCCTCTCATAAGGTGTGGGACTTAGATTCAACTCTTCCCTTTCCATCTCGTCTGGCTTCTTATGTTGCTGAAACTTTCCGTCCATCTTTTAAACTATTCTCAGAGTTTCAGAG gcTTTTCCGGATTGTACATGCACCGGTTCTCCTCAAATATTTTGCGTCTGACAGAAGACACATGAAAGATTCTGCAGGAAACTGGATCTCTGAGCCACCTCCTTATCAGGCCATTGTAGCTGAAG ATGGAACTGTGCACAACCTGAACGAGTACATAAACTTTTCAGCTGTGGAGGTGTTGGAAAATGTCGAAGCTGATTCAGTTAATGCTGTTTTCAACCAAAGATTTGGCATTGTGGTGAGTGAAGGCCAACTTGAGGAGTTCTTTTCACTGATCGCCTGA
- the LOC140008521 gene encoding tRNA-uridine aminocarboxypropyltransferase A-like isoform X2 has product MVRLPFISGKDALPLAEFKLPNSSAGDSDMINCVLVVFDGTWKHAKEMLHASLSFLSKFAIQACLDYDDRIEGGTIFESDLTLRKEPFSGCMSTMEAVARCLRLFEPNGLEIESILTEVLGAMVKFQVSFLKPVKPRPKVLKKTKEDDKKRN; this is encoded by the exons ATGGTCCGACTTCCTTTCATCAGTG GAAAAGATGCATTACCATTAGCAGAGTTTAAACTGCCAAATTCATCAGCAGGTGATTCTGACATGATTAACTGTGTTCTGGTGGTATTTGATGGAACCTGGAAGCACGCCAAGGAGATGTTGCATGCAAGTTTATCATTCTTGTCCAAGTTTGCCATTCAGGCTTGCCTGGACTATGATGATAGGATTGAGGGTGGGACAAtatttgaatcagatttgacTCTTAGGAAGGAACCTTTTAGTGGTTGCATGAGTACGATGGAGGCAGTTGCACGTTGTTTACGGCTTTTTGAGCCTAATGGACTTGAGATTGAATCAATTTTAACTGAAGTTTTGGGCGCTATGGTTAAATTTCAAGTTTCTTTCTTGAAGCCCGTGAAGCCAAGGCCAAAGGTACTTAAGAAGACTAAAGAAGATGATAAGAAAAGGAattga